Within Sphingomonas piscis, the genomic segment CATGACGAGGCGTAGGCGATCTTGGCAAAGCTGGCGGCGTGGCTTTCGGGAAAGCCGTAGCTTCCGAACCCCTCGATCTGCTTGAAGGTGCGCGTTGCGAAGTCGCGGCTGTAGCCGCGCGCCACCATCCCTTCGATGAGCTTGTCCTGAAAGTGGCTGACCCCGCCGGTAAATTTGAAGGTCGCCATGGAGCGTCGCAGCGCATCGGCTTCGGCGGGGGTAAAACCCGCGCCGACGATCGCGACCTTCATCGCCTGCTCCTGAAACAGCGGCACGCCCAGTGTCTTCTTGAGCACCGCCTCCAACTCCGGCTTGGGATATTCGGGCACTTCCTTGCCCTCGCGGCGGCGAAGATAGGGGTGAACCATGTCGCCCTGGATCGGCCCTGGGCGGACGATCGCAACTTCGATCACCAGGTCGTAGAACTCCTTGGGCTTCATGCGCGGCAGCATGCTCATCTGTGCGCGGCTTTCGATCTGGAACACGCCCAGCGTGTCGGCGCGCTGGATCATTTCAAAGACCTTAGGGTCGTCATCTTGGAGACTCTCCAGCCCCATCCGCACACCCCTATATTCGTCCAGCAGGTCGAATGCGCGGCGCATGCACCCCAGCATGCCAAGGCCGAGCACGTCGACCTTCATGAAGCCCAGTTCCTCGATATCCTCCTTTTCCCACTCGATCACGCGCCGGTCGGGCATGGCGGCAGGTTCGATCGGCACCAGCGTATCGAGCCGGTCGCGGGTGAGGACGAAGCCGCCGGGATGCTGGCTGAGGTGCCGCGGTGTGCCGATCAGCTGCCGCGCAAGGTCGAGCGTCAGCGCCAGACGCGGGTTGGTGGAGTCGAGGTTCAGTTGCTCGACATGGGTTTCGGCAACGCCTTCGTTGGACCAGCCCCATACCTGCCCTGCAAGCGCGCCGGTGAGGTCTTCAGGGAGGCCCAGCGCCTTGCCGACTTCCCGTACCGCGCCGCGCGCGCGAAATCGGCTCACCACCGCGGTCAGTGCCGCATGTTCATGGCCGTAGGTGTTGTAGATCCACTGGATCACTTCTTCTCGGCGCTCATGCTCGAAATCCACGTCGATGTCCGGCGGCTCGTCACGCGCTTCGGAGATGAAGCGCTCAAAGAGTAGCTCATGCTTGATCGGGTCGATGGAGGTGATGCCAAGCACGTAGCAGATCATCGAATTGGCCGCTGACCCGCGCCCCTGACAGAGGATGCCTTGGCTGCGCGCAAAGGTGACGATGGAGTTCACCGTTAGGAAGTAAGGCGCATAGTTGCAGCGCCCGACCAGCCGCAGTTCATGCTCCAAAAGGTCGGCGTAGCGCTGGGGAACGCCGTCGGGATATCTGTCCGCCAGCGCCGCCCGGGCCATGTGCGCCAGCGCATCCTGCGGCGAGCGGCCGGACATGACGATTTCGTCCGGATATTGGTAGCTGAGTTCGCGCAATTGGAAGGGGCAAGCGGCGGCAATGTCGGCTGTGGCCTGGATGGCGTCGGGGTAATCGGCGAAGCGGCGCTCCATCTCGGCGACGCTTTTCAGATGCCGGTCGGCGAAGCGCTCGCGCCGGAAGCCGAGGTCGTCGATGGTGCTGTGCTCGCGGATGGCGGTGACCACGTCCTGCAACATGCGTTTGTCGGGAGAGTCGTAGAGTACGTCGCCGGTGGCGAGGCTGCGGACGCGGTGCTGGCGGGCGAGCTGGTCGAGAGCATGGAGGCGCTGCTTGTCGCCGGGACGGCGGCGGTAGGTCAGCGCGCAATGGGCACGGTCGCCGAAGATATCCCTAACTGCCGCGAGCGATGCGGCAGCGGTGTCCACATCGTCGGGCAGTAGCGCTGCGACAAGGCCTTCAGACCAGGCCTCGACATCTTCCCAGTGGAGAAAGCATTGCCCTTTTTCGCCCTTACGGGGGTCGGCGCGCTTCTTGCCCTCGCTGAGTAACAGTGTGAGCCGGGTCCAGGCGGCGCGGTCCTGCGGCCACACGAGGAGTGACGCGCCGTCCATAAGGTTGAGGCGGCAGCCCGCGACGAGGCGAACGCCGGTGGTATCCGCCGCCACCAGCGAGCGAACCAGCCCGCCGACGCTGTTCCAATCGGTGACGCCCAGCGCCGGATAGCCGAGCTGGGCCGCGGCGGAGAACAATTGCTCCGGGCTGGAAACCCCGCGCAGGAAGCTGAAGTGGGTGGTGGTCTGAAGCTCGACATAGGTCATGGGCGGAGTCACCCGAACGCCCCGTGGAGCCACCAGCTATGGTCGCCGGTGCGTGGGTCGACGCCGTCGCCGCGGCGGAACAGCCAGAAGCGTGCACCGCCTTCATCCTCGACCTGGAAGTAATCGCGGACGCTGTCCGCCTCCTTGCCGTGCTTCCACCATTCCCCGTGGATCCGCTCCGGCCCGTCGGCACGGCGAACGACATGCATCTCACCGCGCCAGGCGAAGCGGATCGGCGGCTGGTCGGGGAGCTCGGCCATCACTTTGTCGATCCTCTCGGGCGGCGACAGCAGGCGCACGGGGCGCGGCCATTCGGCGGGCCAACCGGCGCCCTCCTCCAGCGGCGCGATTTTCCGGACGCTGCGTTCGGGGACGTCGCTTTCGACGAAGGTGGAGCGGTAGAGCGCGCGTTGCCCAAGCCGCATCACCAGCCGGTCGACCAGCTGGCCAAGGTCGGGCACCGGGCCCTCGCCGCCAAGATCGTGCGCCACCGGTTGCGGCTGGAGCGGCTCGCAGCGGCCGGCGGTGAGGCGCATCGCCTCGATCCCGAACCCCGGCTCGACCGCCTCGATCTTCATTGCCAGCAGGCGATGGAGATGGGCGGGATCGCGGGTGGCGCGGGCAGTGCCGATGGTGAGACCCTGCTCCTCCCCATCAACGCGGGTGCAGGTCAGCGTCAGCATGCGGGCGCCAACCCCCTGCCCTTCCAGTGTACGAGTCAGCATGGCGAGCAGATCACGGAGCACCTGTTCGATAGCATCTGCAGTCGCGATCGGCTCCAGCAGGCGGAGGTGGGCCTCCAGTGGTTCTTCGGGGATGAGTGGATCAATTGGCTCGCCGGCCCGGCCCAGTGCCTGGTCGAGGCGGGTCAGCAGCATCTGGCCGAAACGCCGCGCCAAGGGCCCGCGCGGCATGGCGATGAGGTCACCAACCGTGGCGATGCCCATCCGCTGCGCGGTGCGGAGCGCCTTGTCGTCGATCCGCAGCGCCGCCACCGGCATGCTGGCGATCGCCTGCGCTTCCGATCCGCTGGCGCAAAGCGTCACCGGCTTTGCCGTGCATCGGGCCAAGGCGTGCGCAGCTCCGGCGGTTCCAGCAACGGCAATGCGGGCGGTGTAGCCCAGGCGCGCGCAGAAGCGGACGATACGCCGGCACATCCGCTCCTCGCCCCGAACAGGTGCGACACACCGGACAGGTCTAGCCAAAGGCCGGTCGGGTCCGACACCGCGACCCGCGGAGTCCAGCGCCGGGCCGTGAAGATCGCCAGCTGGGTCAGAACGGCTAGGTCCGCGTCCGGTTCGGAGGGGCGGGTCTCCAGCCCGGGGACCAGCGCCTGCGCCTGGGTCACGGCCATTCCGGTGTGGAGGCCGAGTGCGCGGGCGACTGGGCAGGCGGCGGCTACCGTCATCCGCTGTCCGCTGCGTTCAATGGTGACGATGGGCGGGCCGTCCACAGCAATGGGGTCGGATATCATCACCGGCCGCTGCACCGACGGTCCGCTTCGGAACGGCACTTCCGCCGCTTCGCTCCGCCGCCCAAGCTCACGCACCGGCGGCTTCTGGTGGGTGGGCAAGCTGTCGATCTGCGCCTGCACCTCCGCGCGCCGGGCCCAGCGCGCACCGGGGCGCCAGCCGCCGCCGCGCGGGCAGGAGCAATCCTCTATCCGGTTGCCGATGTCCGGCGGATCGGTGGGATCGAATCGGCGGGCGGGCGGCGGCGCAACAGCGTCATGCCGCCTGGCGGACGCCGCCCCGATCCGCCGCAGCCGATCGATGGGAAGGTCCGGCAGGAAGAGCGAGGCGACCCTCGGCATCACTGCCCTCCATGATCCAGTGGTGAGGCTCGCCGCCA encodes:
- a CDS encoding DNA polymerase Y family protein, with protein sequence MCRRIVRFCARLGYTARIAVAGTAGAAHALARCTAKPVTLCASGSEAQAIASMPVAALRIDDKALRTAQRMGIATVGDLIAMPRGPLARRFGQMLLTRLDQALGRAGEPIDPLIPEEPLEAHLRLLEPIATADAIEQVLRDLLAMLTRTLEGQGVGARMLTLTCTRVDGEEQGLTIGTARATRDPAHLHRLLAMKIEAVEPGFGIEAMRLTAGRCEPLQPQPVAHDLGGEGPVPDLGQLVDRLVMRLGQRALYRSTFVESDVPERSVRKIAPLEEGAGWPAEWPRPVRLLSPPERIDKVMAELPDQPPIRFAWRGEMHVVRRADGPERIHGEWWKHGKEADSVRDYFQVEDEGGARFWLFRRGDGVDPRTGDHSWWLHGAFG
- a CDS encoding error-prone DNA polymerase, translated to MTYVELQTTTHFSFLRGVSSPEQLFSAAAQLGYPALGVTDWNSVGGLVRSLVAADTTGVRLVAGCRLNLMDGASLLVWPQDRAAWTRLTLLLSEGKKRADPRKGEKGQCFLHWEDVEAWSEGLVAALLPDDVDTAAASLAAVRDIFGDRAHCALTYRRRPGDKQRLHALDQLARQHRVRSLATGDVLYDSPDKRMLQDVVTAIREHSTIDDLGFRRERFADRHLKSVAEMERRFADYPDAIQATADIAAACPFQLRELSYQYPDEIVMSGRSPQDALAHMARAALADRYPDGVPQRYADLLEHELRLVGRCNYAPYFLTVNSIVTFARSQGILCQGRGSAANSMICYVLGITSIDPIKHELLFERFISEARDEPPDIDVDFEHERREEVIQWIYNTYGHEHAALTAVVSRFRARGAVREVGKALGLPEDLTGALAGQVWGWSNEGVAETHVEQLNLDSTNPRLALTLDLARQLIGTPRHLSQHPGGFVLTRDRLDTLVPIEPAAMPDRRVIEWEKEDIEELGFMKVDVLGLGMLGCMRRAFDLLDEYRGVRMGLESLQDDDPKVFEMIQRADTLGVFQIESRAQMSMLPRMKPKEFYDLVIEVAIVRPGPIQGDMVHPYLRRREGKEVPEYPKPELEAVLKKTLGVPLFQEQAMKVAIVGAGFTPAEADALRRSMATFKFTGGVSHFQDKLIEGMVARGYSRDFATRTFKQIEGFGSYGFPESHAASFAKIAYASSWMKCHHPDVFCAALLNAQPMGFYAPAQIVRDAREHGVEVRAVCINASRWDCTLEPSLASRGEQRDGLPSSPSPLRKGENPHPNPLPLAGKGAWLPLRLGLRMVRGLANEHAARIVAARGDGSFTSIEDVWRRSGVPLAALERIAEADGFASLGADRRQALWQVRGLGEAPLPLFAAADARQAEVVEPFVQLHAMSEGREVVEDYRALQLSLRAHPVAFLRPELDRRRLTRCLDLNTTKDGRKVTVAGIILIRQKPGSAKGVLFATIEDETGIANIIIWPHKFETHRRVVLSSSMIAVRGTVQREGGVIHVIADTIEDYTPMLRAVGEMDFHHRVGRGDGATNGGSPDRGEEDRKWPKTNDQYHKPFRTGADPEQVIRQRTRDFH